In Shewanella glacialimarina, the genomic stretch CATGTCACTGATAACACATTCAACTTCGGTAATTTTTCTATCTTTTAGGAACGTAATTAACTTATCCATTGGTTATTTCTCTCGGTTAGCTGCATGCAAACGGCACGCATTGCCGAATGCATCAAAAATTGATGAATAAAACTGGTTATCTTGCACTTTCCATTCTGGGTGCCATTGCACTCCTAACGCAAAAGCCTTAGCACCTTTTACAGAAAATGCTTCAACTAACCCGTCTGGCGAATACGCCTCTGGTGTTAATTCTGGGCCTAATCTGTCGACGCCTTGAGTATGCACTGAATTCACTTCAGCACGTTCACTGCCCCAAGCTTGATGAAGTAAACCACCAGGCACTATATCGATAGCATGTGACAAGCCATACTGCACATCTACCGGAGCCGTTTTATCTTCTCTGTGTTCAATAAATTGGCCGACCTCATGCAGTTTTTGGTGCAAACTGCCGCCATAGACCACATTCATCTCTTGAAAGCCACGACAAATACCGAACACAGGCACACCAGCATCTATGGCCGCTTTAATTAGGGGTAAGGTAGTCGCATCGCGCTTAGGATCATGATGAGTGCCTTCTGCGCTAGCTGGACCTTGAAAATGATGTGGCTCCACATTAGATGGTGAACCGGTAAATAAAATGCCATCCAGGCGAGAAAGTAATTCTGCGGCGGGTACGGCTAAACCCAAAGAGGGGATAACCAAAGGAAATCCTTTCGCACCGTTAACGACGCTGAGCAAGTATTTTTCACCCACAATATTAAATGGGTGTAATCCTATTTGTTGATTACATGCCACTACCCCAATCATTGGGACTTTTGACAAAGACATATCACACCTACACTGTTGGACTGCAAATATGCAGCATTTCTTTCAAACACTTGGAAAGCATTGAACATTAAATACTCAAAATTGTGATATTTCCACAATATATAATTTATTTAATAAACTAATAATTCGTGTTCGTTTTTTCACACACTACACCTAATTTAAACACTAGGCAATAGCAATAATACAACAGCACAAACTTTTATAGTTTCACACTAACCTAGTCAAGCAAGCGCACTAAAAATAGGAATAAACAGTTGTAAACTAGTATAAAAATATCTTGATATAATGAATTTTAATATGGATACAGATGATTTTTGAAAACAAAGTTTCATATGTAGAACAATATAGTGCTTAATATTATTTACATTACAGGAGTAGATTACAGCGTAATTATCGCAAAAAAACAGACTAAAAAGGTTTGCAAAGTAATGCGCACTACTTTGCAATTAATCAGAAAATACTAAAAATCACCTGGCGTGGTTGCACTGACCAAACGGCATGGCTCTTCGAAGGGATTTGCAAACTTATGTGGCAATTCACTCTTAAAGTAATAGCTATCGCCTTTGTGCAGCACAAAGGTCTCATCGGCAACAGTAAGCTCAATTTTTCCCTCTAGAATATAAGCGCCCTCTTCGCCACGATGCTGCAGCATGTCATCGCCAGTGCTTGTTTTTGGCGGATAAGTTTCATACATCAGTGACATTGCACGATTTGGGAAGTCTCGACCAATAAGCTTATAAACTAAATCACCGGTACCAATATCGAGTAACTCTTCAGAGCGATAAACGACTTTTTGTTCACCGACAGTGCCTTCCTCAATAGAAAAGAACTCAACCAATGACATAGGGATCCCAGCGAGGACCTTCTTTAAGGAGCTGATAGAAGGACTAACACTGTTTTTTTCAATCATTGAAATAGTACTATTGGTCACGCCTGCACGCTTAGCTAACTCGCGCTGGGAAAGACCGCGCATTTTTCGAACAGCTTTTAAGCTTGCCCCTATATCCAATTTCTTACTCCTGAAAATAATAGCCGTTTCGAATGACACTAGATGACATCGAATATGTCACTGCAATTTATCATTGTATTTACTAACGTGAAAGGAATTGTATTCTAGCTTAATTCAGTGTTAAATAAAATGCACAATCTGTCGATTAAAAATTACCTATCGATAAAGATTATTCCTGTTTTAATAATTTACACTTAATTGGAGACGCTATGTCACAGCCCTCACCTATCCATAGCGATAAATATCCTGACTCTTTTTACTTTCACAGCGTTAAAGAATTATTTGACTACCCACAACTAACAGAATCTATCACTGTTGATGTCTGTATTGTTGGCGGTGGGTTTACGGGTATAAATACCGCGATAGAACTGGCTCAAAAAGGCTTTAGCGTGGCGGTTTTAGAAGCGAAACGCATCGGTTGGGGAGCGTCAGGGCGCAACGGCGGAGAGCTAATTCGTGGTATTGGCCATGATGCCAACCAATTTAACAATGTCATCGGCACTGAGGGCGTAAACGCCATCACGCAAATGGGCTTTGAAGCGGTTGAAATTGTTAAACAACGCGTACAACAGCACAACATCCAATGCGACTTAACAATGGGTTATTGTGACTTAGCAGTAAAACCTCGGCACATGCATGAGTTAGAGCAAGAGTTTACCGACTTAAAACAAGCGGGCTATCAACATGATATTCAATTACTTGATAAAGCACACATCAGTGACGTTATCCAATCTGATTTCTATCAAGGTGCGTTAGTCGACATGGGCAGTGGTCACTTACACCCGCTGAACTTAGTGCTGGGTGAAGCAAGAGTTGCCCGTGAGTTAGGGGTACAGATTTTTGAGTACAGCCCAGCGGAGCATATTTACAAAGGTGATAAACCAGTGGTTAAAACCGCACATGGTGAAGTTAATTGTCAGTTTTTAGTCTTGGCCGGTAATGCGTATATTGGCCATAAACTTAACGATTATGTCGGCGGAAAGGTACTTCCGGCAGGCAGTTACTTACTGGCGACCGAGCCATTAACTGCAGCGCAATGCCAAGCGATTATTCCACAGAATATGGCTTTTGCAGATATGCGCGTAGCCTTAGATTACTTTCATTTATCCGCTGACAATCGGTTATTGTTTGGTGGTTTATGCACTTACTCAGGTAAAGACCCCAGCAATATTGAAGCAGCACTGCGGCCCAATTTAGAACATGTATTCCCGCAACTTAAAGGGGTTAAGATTGATTACCAGTGGGGAGGGATGATTGGTATAGGTGCTAACAGAATGCCGCAAATAGGGCGATTACCCGATGCTAAAAATATTTTCTATGCACAAGCTTATTCAGGACATGGCGTCAACGCCACTCATATGGCAGCAAAACTCATTGCCGAAGCTATCACTGAGCAAGCCGAACGGTTTGATATTTTTGATCAGATAAAACACATGACATTCCCAGGCGGGCCACATTTTCGCTCGCCTATGTTAGCGGCAGGTATGTTATATCATCGTTTTAAAGATATTTTCTAATCTCACTTAGCGGCTGTTGGTAACCTACAGCCGCTAATGTAAACCGTCATTACGTCAACATATAACCGACCATACCCAGCCCAAAACCAAGTACCGCTCCGCAAGGTGGAAACCAATGTTGCTCTAACTTTACTTGGGGAGCAATATCTTGAAATACTGAATAAAGAATACCACCTGAGGCAAATATCATTATTACTCCAATAACCTCAGGTTGGTCCGCTAACCAAACATAACCAATGATGCCAGCAATAGGCCCAAACAGAGCAATTAGCGCAAAAATGCCTATTAATAACCCAGGCTTAATACGATTATGTTGGTTTAACTCTCGATAAGCATTAAACCCTTCTGGTAAATTTTGTAATCCAATTAATGCTGCTAATAAAAAGGCCGTTTTACTGCCGGTAGCCAATGCAGCGCCTAAAGCAATAGATTCAGGAATAAAATCCGCCAGCATGGCGCTTAATTGACTGGCTGGGGTATTGATTTTAATCAATAAAATATCTAACAACATAAACGCCAATGCGCCTAGCCCAAAAAACAGAACTGCCAATGGGAGTGATAGTACCTCAACACTTTCAGGCACTAACACCAAACCAACTGCAGATAACAGCGCCCCGCCACCAAAAGCCATCACGCCATGGCGAAACTCCTGTTGCAGCCAATCAGACTTGATGTGCTCCATCTGAGCGATAACCGCACCAAGTGGCATAGCCAAACCTGCTAGTAAAGTAACACCCACCACGATCAATACATCAGACATAGCCTTCACTTCTTTATGACATTGTTTTTACAAGCTTTATATAAAATACTTATATATTATGCTACGGGGAAATGGTCACTTGAACCCCATTCAGCCCACGAGCCGTCATACAATATCGACTGTTGATGACCTGCCACCTTAGATGCAAGTATCAAAATACA encodes the following:
- a CDS encoding cupin domain-containing protein; the protein is MDIGASLKAVRKMRGLSQRELAKRAGVTNSTISMIEKNSVSPSISSLKKVLAGIPMSLVEFFSIEEGTVGEQKVVYRSEELLDIGTGDLVYKLIGRDFPNRAMSLMYETYPPKTSTGDDMLQHRGEEGAYILEGKIELTVADETFVLHKGDSYYFKSELPHKFANPFEEPCRLVSATTPGDF
- a CDS encoding gamma-glutamyl-gamma-aminobutyrate hydrolase family protein, which codes for MSLSKVPMIGVVACNQQIGLHPFNIVGEKYLLSVVNGAKGFPLVIPSLGLAVPAAELLSRLDGILFTGSPSNVEPHHFQGPASAEGTHHDPKRDATTLPLIKAAIDAGVPVFGICRGFQEMNVVYGGSLHQKLHEVGQFIEHREDKTAPVDVQYGLSHAIDIVPGGLLHQAWGSERAEVNSVHTQGVDRLGPELTPEAYSPDGLVEAFSVKGAKAFALGVQWHPEWKVQDNQFYSSIFDAFGNACRLHAANREK
- a CDS encoding ZIP family metal transporter translates to MSDVLIVVGVTLLAGLAMPLGAVIAQMEHIKSDWLQQEFRHGVMAFGGGALLSAVGLVLVPESVEVLSLPLAVLFFGLGALAFMLLDILLIKINTPASQLSAMLADFIPESIALGAALATGSKTAFLLAALIGLQNLPEGFNAYRELNQHNRIKPGLLIGIFALIALFGPIAGIIGYVWLADQPEVIGVIMIFASGGILYSVFQDIAPQVKLEQHWFPPCGAVLGFGLGMVGYMLT
- a CDS encoding NAD(P)/FAD-dependent oxidoreductase, with the protein product MSQPSPIHSDKYPDSFYFHSVKELFDYPQLTESITVDVCIVGGGFTGINTAIELAQKGFSVAVLEAKRIGWGASGRNGGELIRGIGHDANQFNNVIGTEGVNAITQMGFEAVEIVKQRVQQHNIQCDLTMGYCDLAVKPRHMHELEQEFTDLKQAGYQHDIQLLDKAHISDVIQSDFYQGALVDMGSGHLHPLNLVLGEARVARELGVQIFEYSPAEHIYKGDKPVVKTAHGEVNCQFLVLAGNAYIGHKLNDYVGGKVLPAGSYLLATEPLTAAQCQAIIPQNMAFADMRVALDYFHLSADNRLLFGGLCTYSGKDPSNIEAALRPNLEHVFPQLKGVKIDYQWGGMIGIGANRMPQIGRLPDAKNIFYAQAYSGHGVNATHMAAKLIAEAITEQAERFDIFDQIKHMTFPGGPHFRSPMLAAGMLYHRFKDIF